One Flavobacterium sp. 90 DNA segment encodes these proteins:
- a CDS encoding response regulator transcription factor, translating to MKLLIVEDEPNLLSILRKGFAENNNEVSVALDGKTALEMIHNYNFDVVILDVMLPDINGIEICRRLRASKNFVPVLLLTALGTSENIVTGLNAGADDYLVKPFKFGELDARVNALNRRANQDTEKVDTIVISDLEINGKAKSVKRDGESIILTAKEFKLLYYLAKNTGRIVSRDQILDNVWDINFDMNTNVVDVYITYLRKKIDKPYSTKLIHTMKGLGYILKP from the coding sequence ATGAAATTACTTATAGTCGAAGACGAACCAAATCTTTTATCGATTTTGCGAAAAGGTTTTGCCGAAAACAATAACGAAGTAAGCGTTGCTCTTGATGGTAAAACAGCTCTTGAAATGATTCATAATTACAATTTTGATGTTGTAATTCTCGACGTAATGTTGCCGGATATAAACGGAATCGAAATTTGTAGAAGATTGCGTGCCAGCAAAAATTTTGTTCCGGTTTTACTTTTAACAGCACTTGGAACTTCAGAGAATATCGTAACGGGATTAAATGCCGGCGCCGATGATTATTTGGTAAAACCATTTAAGTTTGGAGAACTCGACGCCAGAGTAAATGCCTTAAATAGAAGAGCAAATCAGGATACAGAAAAAGTTGATACTATTGTAATCAGCGATTTAGAAATAAATGGAAAAGCTAAATCTGTAAAAAGAGATGGAGAATCGATTATTTTAACCGCAAAAGAATTTAAACTACTGTATTATTTAGCTAAAAATACCGGTAGAATTGTGTCTCGCGATCAGATTTTGGATAATGTTTGGGATATTAATTTTGACATGAATACCAATGTTGTCGATGTTTATATTACGTATTTAAGAAAGAAAATAGATAAGCCTTATTCTACTAAACTTATTCATACAATGAAAGGTTTAGGTTATATTTTAAAGCCATAA